The following coding sequences lie in one Tichowtungia aerotolerans genomic window:
- a CDS encoding sulfatase family protein yields the protein MKRLFFYSAAALALSVSAEPPNVLVVMMDDFGGGQFAPLADRLNEQSFDPAFVSFVASMKNGGQYSNTEALAAARKAMPTMSRLAADGLLFTRAFSAAALCAPSRCGLATAMHPNRFGIYENSDVNAWPGALPPEKILMPYFKAAGYVTGHIGKWHLGPLNEEMARPIFEKYGLSSDTNPHSLKKNSPAYKELEAVGYFGSVPDALNPLNNGFDFYYGYNYHQSKFYGDSNVWNGFEHAGKQEGYNTETFTEKALSFINSAAKEKQPFFLNLHVHAVHGPLFPNPPEKYMKPFEGMPNLLKNFYGHVFAVDEAIRSVIETLEKNGQLQNTLIVFTGDNGGSVQRESPLPGNAPHRGHKGNYIQGGIRVPLVISWPAQIHKGHVTSELVSLLDILPTAMDAAGISIPDGLDGRSLLPFIEHSGSGPHDQLVWFGLESRSWGFLRETAFDFQKMRSKEPGSWTVVTDEWLLRFTGEIVPGLYRDYPDGNSARMELYSVKDDPGETHNLAGQYPETVATLKAIAAKRAKTLPPPSHWNRLKWQELQDSLEK from the coding sequence ATGAAACGACTGTTTTTTTATTCAGCAGCAGCGCTGGCTCTGTCGGTTTCGGCAGAGCCGCCGAATGTTTTGGTTGTGATGATGGACGATTTCGGGGGCGGGCAGTTTGCGCCGCTGGCGGACCGGCTGAATGAGCAGTCCTTTGATCCGGCATTTGTCAGTTTCGTTGCCAGCATGAAGAATGGCGGGCAGTATTCCAATACGGAAGCTCTAGCCGCCGCCCGCAAAGCGATGCCGACGATGAGCCGGCTGGCTGCGGACGGACTTCTGTTCACCCGGGCTTTTTCCGCCGCCGCTCTTTGTGCTCCGTCACGTTGCGGTCTTGCCACGGCAATGCATCCCAACCGGTTCGGGATTTATGAAAACAGTGATGTGAATGCGTGGCCGGGAGCGTTGCCGCCTGAAAAAATTCTGATGCCGTACTTCAAGGCCGCCGGCTATGTAACCGGCCACATCGGCAAATGGCATCTCGGTCCGCTTAATGAGGAAATGGCACGGCCGATTTTTGAGAAATATGGACTTTCTTCGGACACAAATCCTCATTCTTTGAAAAAGAACAGTCCGGCATATAAAGAGCTGGAGGCCGTCGGTTATTTTGGCTCCGTACCCGATGCGCTGAATCCGCTCAATAACGGTTTTGATTTTTACTACGGCTATAATTATCACCAGTCGAAGTTCTACGGAGATTCCAATGTTTGGAACGGATTTGAGCATGCCGGAAAACAGGAAGGATATAATACAGAGACGTTTACAGAAAAGGCACTCTCTTTCATCAATTCCGCCGCAAAGGAAAAACAGCCGTTCTTTCTGAATCTGCATGTTCATGCGGTGCACGGCCCGCTGTTTCCGAATCCGCCGGAAAAATACATGAAACCGTTTGAGGGCATGCCGAACCTGCTGAAGAATTTTTACGGTCATGTTTTTGCTGTCGATGAAGCCATTCGGAGTGTCATAGAAACGCTGGAAAAAAACGGGCAGCTGCAAAACACACTGATTGTATTTACCGGGGACAACGGGGGATCCGTTCAGCGCGAGAGTCCGCTGCCGGGCAATGCGCCGCATCGCGGTCATAAAGGCAATTATATTCAGGGCGGGATCCGTGTTCCGCTGGTGATTTCATGGCCGGCACAGATACACAAGGGACACGTAACTTCCGAACTTGTGTCACTGCTGGATATTCTGCCGACCGCCATGGATGCCGCAGGCATATCGATTCCTGACGGGCTGGACGGGCGGTCGCTGCTGCCGTTTATTGAGCATTCCGGGAGCGGGCCGCATGATCAACTGGTCTGGTTCGGTCTTGAATCGCGCAGCTGGGGATTTTTGAGGGAAACCGCATTTGATTTTCAGAAAATGCGGTCGAAAGAACCTGGATCGTGGACCGTTGTAACCGACGAATGGCTGCTTCGGTTTACGGGAGAAATCGTTCCCGGTCTTTACAGGGATTATCCCGATGGAAATTCCGCCCGGATGGAACTCTATTCCGTTAAAGACGATCCCGGCGAAACACATAATCTGGCAGGACAGTATCCCGAGACCGTTGCAACGCTTAAAGCGATTGCCGCGAAACGGGCGAAGACTCTTCCGCCGCCGTCTCATTGGAATCGCCTCAAATGGCAGGAATTACAGGACAGTCTGGAGAAATAA
- a CDS encoding sulfatase family protein: MSSKSPNIIFVHVDQLRWSAVGANGSADGRTPNMDRILNEGVRFDRSYTACPVCVPARTAWYTGLEPEQSGISENPRWIDRKQVDVTELGTWLSEKAGYDCFYAGKWHIALKPQTTGFTFLHDSNPVGEYGDTPLARAAEDFLLHHQSDKPFFLSVGLLNPHDICYWSFQYTPAKFAIAKDIENLLPQLPPNLVRNDKKSEWSDLQWRFYAYSYFRFVEMVDDEIGRIYRAYRRSPDVENTVFIFSSDHGQGNGEHGVATKNSPYEHSCKVPLAVIDSQSTPRRDRDHMISGLDMAPTICDYAGVEPMPRNHGRSFRPLVRNEQVSWRDRMVLPTPLLRHSVVLKGDYKLIYTRKGGAVQLFHLKNDPWEMHDLSADPAHREVLDELSSLRETYDEQREYCPMARRDLERWM, from the coding sequence ATGAGTTCAAAATCACCCAATATTATCTTTGTGCACGTGGATCAGCTGCGCTGGAGTGCAGTCGGAGCCAATGGCAGTGCAGATGGACGGACTCCGAATATGGATCGGATTCTGAATGAAGGTGTTCGGTTCGATCGTTCTTATACCGCATGTCCGGTTTGTGTGCCGGCGCGCACCGCCTGGTACACCGGCCTCGAACCGGAACAGAGCGGTATTTCAGAAAATCCCCGCTGGATTGACCGGAAGCAGGTTGATGTAACTGAGCTGGGAACGTGGCTGAGTGAAAAAGCCGGCTACGACTGTTTTTATGCCGGCAAGTGGCACATTGCCCTGAAACCGCAGACCACCGGCTTCACTTTCCTGCACGACAGTAATCCGGTCGGTGAATATGGTGACACGCCACTGGCTCGCGCTGCGGAAGATTTTCTGCTGCACCATCAGAGCGATAAGCCGTTTTTTCTGAGCGTTGGTCTGCTCAATCCTCACGATATCTGCTATTGGAGTTTTCAATATACGCCGGCAAAATTTGCTATTGCAAAAGATATTGAAAACCTGCTGCCGCAGCTTCCTCCCAATCTGGTTCGAAACGACAAAAAAAGCGAGTGGAGTGATCTGCAATGGCGGTTCTATGCCTACAGCTATTTTCGGTTTGTCGAAATGGTCGATGATGAAATCGGCCGAATCTACCGGGCATATCGGCGTTCACCTGACGTTGAAAACACCGTGTTTATTTTTTCATCTGACCACGGGCAGGGCAACGGCGAGCACGGTGTCGCGACCAAAAATTCGCCGTATGAGCACAGCTGTAAAGTTCCGCTTGCAGTTATTGATTCGCAGTCCACCCCCCGGAGGGATCGGGATCATATGATTTCAGGATTGGACATGGCTCCAACCATTTGTGATTACGCCGGTGTTGAACCGATGCCGCGCAATCATGGAAGAAGTTTCAGGCCGCTGGTTCGAAACGAACAGGTTTCGTGGCGCGACCGAATGGTGCTGCCGACTCCTTTGCTCAGGCACAGCGTTGTCCTGAAAGGAGATTATAAGCTGATTTACACCCGTAAAGGCGGTGCTGTGCAGTTGTTTCACCTGAAAAATGATCCGTGGGAAATGCATGATTTGTCTGCCGATCCGGCTCACCGGGAAGTACTGGATGAGCTGTCGTCTCTGCGCGAAACATATGATGAACAACGCGAATACTGTCCGATGGCCCGGAGAGATCTGGAACGATGGATGTAA